In Haliaeetus albicilla chromosome 26, bHalAlb1.1, whole genome shotgun sequence, the sequence AGACAACGGTCTGagaaagtaacaaaataaaataaactaatgctGTTTGTGTCGCCACTCTCTCCGGATAGCActagttttcaaaatacaagtGGCTTAAAGGAGGAGAATACCGTGCAGAATGGTGCTGTCCTAAGATGCATTCTTGGGATCACGCAAACCTAGTTTTCCTTAGTACTGTGACAGATTTTGGAGACTTTAAATATTGCTGGACTCTCCTTAAATGTTggtgcttctctttctttttgatgaTGACAGAGAAGGCTGCTAAGCCAGCAGGAGAGATCCATGTGAAAACACTGGAGGAAATTCGACTTGAGAGCACTAATCGGAGACGAGGAGAACCCCAAGTGAAACCCCAGACTGAAGGACGTTGTAAAACAGAAGATCCCAGCTTGGGGGCAAGACCTTCCCCTGCAGTTCACGTCAAAACTTTCTCAGGCTCcctggctgaaaaaaaccacaaacgATTGGAACGAgagaagcaaaacacaaaagagTTTCCTACCAAGACAAAAGTTGAGAGCAAACCCAAGAAGCAGAGCACACTTGCTCCGTCTGTGCTCAGCCAAGCACGCCCGGCAGAGCCGGCACGTAAAGCCAAGCCAGCAGGAGAAGTGCGTGTTAAAACCTTGGAAGAAATCAAGCGGGAGAAAGCTCTGCAGATGCAGCAGAGTGGAGGAAAAGtgccagctccaccagcacaACCTGAACCTGCCCCGACAGGGAGGAGGTTGTTACGGATCACAAAGCTAATAGGTAATAAGGTGATTTGATACCTGCCCTGGTGAAGCGCTTCCCCTGTCGAGCAAATTCAGTTTGctgaggttttgctttgctttttccttctgcatatCGTAGAGGGTAGAAGAGTTTAAGGCTACAAAGTCAGAAGGCAAGGAAGTGCCAGAATATGCAACCATATTCTTTTCCATGAATCGCGTGATagctttctgtatttcccaCTGGAAAATTCTTCCACTGAGGAGCTTTGTAGCCTAgtttcttgcttctgttttttctgccaTCCGCTTGTGGTATGGGATCTTCCCTGGGCTGAATCCAGGCTTACCTTCCTCTTTGGCATATGCATTGTTTAATTCAGTTATTGATGTATCTATGTTTGCAAAGCATGTATCAACTTCTTAATGTGAGGGCCAGTTTTTGTCAAAATTGGCAGAGCGCTAAAGATACCGTTTGGATTATATAAGCCACGTAAAAAGAGAATAGTGCGATTGAGGGAAAGAGAGCTGGAACGGTGCAGGGATTGCTTACTGTAGCCTTTCCCTCTGTCCCATTATTAGACATGAGGAAATAGACAGAACAAGGAAACAGAGGTAGCCaggtttctttatttctgctgttgacAAACTGAtgatcttctttttttttttttttttttcttgttttgaagcacctggaagagaagaaaagatgataGTGGAATTGAGCAAGCCTTTTCCCAAAgctgtctctgcagctgcagaggtgaGTCCTTTGTGAAGACATACATCTATCTATTCATACAGTTTTTGATacattttgttatgttttgtttgtaaCTGGCTGCATGCTCCCAGTTTGAGTGTGTTCCTACCTTTCCGCATTTGGTAAGCGCTGCAGTGCTGTCGCAAGTCCTGTCACTACTTTGAATAGCATTTCCAGACAACGTGTTAAACCCCAAGCTTTGAATTAATCTTATTATACCTGACAGTGAATAAGAAACCCTATTAGCACCAGATAAAATCTGCGAggttaatgtttttcttctccgtGACTTTATCTGTGAGACTGGAAGAAGGAGATCTTAAAATCCTGGGCTAAGAACTTTAATAGAAAAGGCTGGAGGTTTGTATTAGAGGAAATCAGTCTGTCAGGGAATGCTGTCTTGGGGGAGCTTGTATGGCTTCCTGTTGCTGAAAAAGAATGTACTAGATTACAGCTAGAGTCTTCTGCTCTGTTGAAGAAGCTTGCTGTGTTGGGAATTGTAGGCTTTTGAAACTATTTCCACAGCAAAGCATGGATCTTGTTACAGGTTACAGGCAACgttttatggggaaaaatgtCAGATCTGAATGGTATTAACATGCTCTGTTGCACACGGAGCTATTTCAGAGGGATTGCTACTGAGATTTTCTGAATGAAATCTCCATAGATTTTTGTCCCCTTAGtcctcttcttttgtttccttccagccctctgatcagaGTGCAACTAATTCTAAAGTTCAAGTGAAGAGCCTTGAAGAGATAATGTGGGAGAAGCGGCAACTGAAGCAACGCCAAGAAGAGAAGCTTCAGAaggaagcagctgctgtgccaTCTCCTACTGAACAGGCAATCAAGGATAAAACTGCAGCATCAGGGAGTCCTGAATCCAGTGTGGTTTCAGGGTCAGCTTATCAGCTTCCAAAGAGGATATTGGTGAAATCTCCGGGAGATGGGGTTGAAAGCCCCCGAAAGGGTGCTGCCGTATCACCAGGGAAACGGGCAGCTCAACTTCTGGAATGGTTAGCTGAAAGTAAGTGTTGACTGTATGTTAAAGAGTTACTTTAGGTcatgctttgaaagaaaggcagagggtGACAATTTTCACGTTGTAACTCTGGCTCCTTTTTGTAATATCTTTGCTCCTTCTTATGGCTTGTTGGTAAACAGAGTTTACGGTGTGGAAAATACTGCCGAGAGTCTGGGAAATGGCAGTGGAATTGTGCTGGCTAAATACATTTAACTAGAAGGGTTGTGGCGCTGTTAAGAGaacctgtttgtttgttgttttttttttcctgaggcagaGCAAGACTGCAtcagttctctcttccttttactcTAGCCAGACGGAAGGGGTGCCTGAAGCCTTTGGATGGGAAAGCCACCTCTCCCACAAAGCAGCCACTGAAACGTAAGGCAG encodes:
- the LOC138682185 gene encoding zinc finger CCCH domain-containing protein 11A-like; translated protein: MSKQGDDCYFYFYSTCDKGDSCSFRHCAAALGNERVCRLWQEGRCFKTTCRFRHMEVDKKRSEIPCYWENQPAGCQKSNCAFRHTKGRYVDGRFFPPSRKDNINFGIKTLEEIKLEKLKEKTKNQGEGPSGVSVPPLQSRAIPVPEKEIVRTVVRTVSLSTKQGEEPVIQVNLGERMGKRKASEAGKSVLPLKRNLADRLGKKIEVLENADNAPKRVQVPRPLKERLGLPSEQSRTETEKAAKPAGEIHVKTLEEIRLESTNRRRGEPQVKPQTEGRCKTEDPSLGARPSPAVHVKTFSGSLAEKNHKRLEREKQNTKEFPTKTKVESKPKKQSTLAPSVLSQARPAEPARKAKPAGEVRVKTLEEIKREKALQMQQSGGKVPAPPAQPEPAPTGRRLLRITKLIAPGREEKMIVELSKPFPKAVSAAAEPSDQSATNSKVQVKSLEEIMWEKRQLKQRQEEKLQKEAAAVPSPTEQAIKDKTAASGSPESSVVSGSAYQLPKRILVKSPGDGVESPRKGAAVSPGKRAAQLLEWLAETRRKGCLKPLDGKATSPTKQPLKRKAAESHPSAVAAVKPLSATGGDGNEPSAKKAAVAVVPALPEGSLLSIRGRGKPQTR